ACTTTTTTAACTTCATCGATAATGTTCTTTTTCCATTTATGCCATTTATCAATATCAGGAATAAACAAAGCCGTTTTGTTTTCACCCTCAATTCTATAGCCCACAGTTTCAGAAAATTCATCTCTATGAGGCACTAAAAATGGCGTTACTTTTAACGTTTTATTCAGGTTGATGATCGAATCGTTTTGCAATTTTTGAAGTTGAATATTTTGCAAAGTAACTAACTGATTCCAAGGACCATTATTTTTGATAAAACTCATCATTTTTGGCATTGCAAAAACAGAGATATTTTGTTTTCCATATGCTTCTCGTCCAAAATACATTAAACCTGTATAATGCCCAATGTGCGCATGTGTTAAAAAAACGCCATTAATAATTGTTTTTGTTTTTAAATGATTTTGTTCTAATACAGCTAATTGTGTATGCAAATCTGGAGTTGCTTCAAAAATCCATTTTTGTTGATTTTTTGTATCAACTAAACCTAAAGAAACCACACTTTTTCGTTTACTTTTTCCTGCATAAATTGATTTACAACAAGTTTTCTGACAACCTATATGTGGATAACCACCATCTTGTGCAATTCCTAAAATGGTAATGTATTGCTGAGAATTTAGGGTTTTAACTTCAGCTTTTTTATCACAAGAAATAAAAATTATAGAAACAAAAATTACAAAAAGAGTATTTTTTAAAATTTTCATTTAACTATTTTGTGCGTATAGATTGTGTTGTAAAAGACAAACCTTGTTGCCCAACAGTAGAGTTCATAACACCTTCAAACAAAGGTTCTGGGCAATTTTTTGGAATTTTCCATTCAAAAATAAAATTAGAACCTGTTCCTCCAGAAACATCAACTTCATCAATAATAATTTCGGTAGTTTCTAAAGGAGCTAAATATATTGGATCTTTAAAATAATTTCTTAGAGATGTGCCATCTGTATCATGATAGGTGGCTTGTGAAACATAAATAGTATCTGTATCACTAATGTTTCTTAAGCTAACCATGGCTGTTAAATTATGGGTTTTATGTTCTGATACACTATAAATTTGAGAATAAATAGAAAGGTAAGACTTTCCATATTCTAAAGAATCTTTATCAGAAATTACAGCTTTTCTTTTCGACCAATTCTCTTCGCTAATAGAACTAATTTCTTTTTCTTGACAACCGATGATGCTTAAAAAAACGAAGAAAAGTATTGTGTTTATTTTCATTTTGATTGATTTTTTTACTTTTACTAAAGATACATTCTTTTTTTTATTTACAAAAAAAGCATCAACGTTAAAATTGATGCTTTTTATATAATTTTAAGAATACAGTTGATAACTACCAACTGCTACTGAAAACTGAATACTACTTTTTATTTTACCAAAACTCTCCATCCATAAGGATCTTCAGTCTTGTTAGTTTGGATGTCTGTAATTAATTTTTTTAATTGAGCAGCATACGGATTTTCCAAAACTGGTAAATCGAAATCATTTTCTTGATATCCAAAACCAGCAATTGGCGATATAACTGCAGCAGTTCCTGCACCAAACATTTCTTTTAAACTACCGTCTTTTGCAGCTTCTACAACTTCACCAACAGAAATTTTACGAACTTCGGTTTGTATACCATTATCTTCTGCAATTTGTAAAATACTTTTACGTGTAATTCCGTCTAAAATTCGATCACTTGTTGGGCTCGTAATTAGAGTATCGTTAATTCTCACAAAAATATTCATTGCACCAGCTTCTTCAATAAATT
The DNA window shown above is from Polaribacter sp. Hel_I_88 and carries:
- a CDS encoding DUF3124 domain-containing protein, whose protein sequence is MKINTILFFVFLSIIGCQEKEISSISEENWSKRKAVISDKDSLEYGKSYLSIYSQIYSVSEHKTHNLTAMVSLRNISDTDTIYVSQATYHDTDGTSLRNYFKDPIYLAPLETTEIIIDEVDVSGGTGSNFIFEWKIPKNCPEPLFEGVMNSTVGQQGLSFTTQSIRTK
- a CDS encoding MBL fold metallo-hydrolase; translation: MKILKNTLFVIFVSIIFISCDKKAEVKTLNSQQYITILGIAQDGGYPHIGCQKTCCKSIYAGKSKRKSVVSLGLVDTKNQQKWIFEATPDLHTQLAVLEQNHLKTKTIINGVFLTHAHIGHYTGLMYFGREAYGKQNISVFAMPKMMSFIKNNGPWNQLVTLQNIQLQKLQNDSIINLNKTLKVTPFLVPHRDEFSETVGYRIEGENKTALFIPDIDKWHKWKKNIIDEVKKVDYAFLDATFFNQKEVKRAMTEVPHPFIEETVNLFKNESLATKNKVIFIHFNHTNPALQKNSEERKSIENLGFQFANEGDVYKL